The Loktanella sp. M215 nucleotide sequence CATGGTATGCTCATCGTAAATCATGGCAGCGACAGCAATTTATAGATACCGAAATTGTCCGGAATCTTGGTGAAAAACATAAGCCACATAGTTTTATTTGAAGATTTCGTTGGCAGCGGTTCGCAAGTTGAGCCCTTTCTAAAGCTTGCGTGTAATGTCGATCGGAATATAAAAGTTTTGTTCTGTCCTATGTATATCCTGCTCGCGGGTGCCCAGTTAGCACTAAGGTTACAGAGACAATATAGAAACTTTAGTTTTAGTCCTGTCCTTGAAATACCTCAAAAAATGTTTCATAACTAAAAATGCAATAGATGGCGAACACCCGGATTTTCCAACAATTAGGAAAACTGCAAACGTCGTCCATCCAAAGGTAGTTATCCCCGGATCTCCTCAAGATTTTGGGCCATTTGGTTTTGACGGGCGTCAATCAGCAAGGAGCTACTGGTGGCTTCATTGTTACATCGACAAATTGCCCGGATAATACTATACCTCTTATCCATCGCAGGCGAGCGGGATACTGGGAACCACTTTTTTTGAGAACATCAAGGGAAGCTTTTAGAGGTGACGCCATGACTAATCCCTTTCAACAAT carries:
- a CDS encoding phosphoribosyltransferase-like protein encodes the protein MKNISHIVLFEDFVGSGSQVEPFLKLACNVDRNIKVLFCPMYILLAGAQLALRLQRQYRNFSFSPVLEIPQKMFHN